TGTAAACATGGATTTCCATTGTCAGTTCTTCATGCCCAGCCAAACGCCTGGGCCAATCTGCGCCAAATTTGCACATAGGCAAATGAGGGGCTTCAGAAGGTTTTAGACTGGTTTTCAACTCTCTAGAACCCACCAATTTCAGCATATCCTCAAACAAATGGACTAATCTGCACTGACTGGCCTAATCTGCACCTAATTAGATAAGGATGCAGCTCTCTAGGACCTACTGTGCTACTGATGCTCGTAATTGTAGGCATAGTTCACATTGaaaaaatactcgagtctccgattgacttcaatggggttcgttactcgaaatgagctctcgagcattacaaaaagcttgcctcgagtaacaagcaccagagcattttggtgctcgctcatcactaaaccTGACGTTTCCCAGGGGGAGCTGCAGGGTGACGTCATGCGGCACCTTTGAGCGGTGCTGCGTTTCGGCGTGTGCTCTTAGTAGACGTTGGGTGACATCAGTCTGCGTTCCAGACATGCATTTCAAGGGGTTATGTTTTCTTTTGAGTGATTTAGAAGGAAAGTGCTGTGAATGAGGAAATCGTTGTTGTAATATGTCAAATACATTATATAGTTAATGAAAAAAACAAGAGAAAGGAAATAGACTTTGACTGTGCTCTAAATTTGGAGTCACCATTGTATCAGCTTAATGAAAACTATTTAGGTTTTTAAAAGACATGGAATGCTTACAATGGACAATATCAGCAGAATTTCTATATATTAAATAGAAATAAagttaattataatatataaagcaCAATTAACCAGATGGTCTTATATGATTAAGTACATTAATATAAAGTAGGTTATTCAGACCATTTGGCAAGACAATTTCACCGAAATATCCCAACATTCTTTTTAGCCTTGCAAATTTGCCATATTCAATTTTTTCCAACAAAATCTCCCCTTAAACCTATGGTTTCTTTGTTCTGAAAGTGGAAAAAAGGTTTTGACACGCTATGTTTTAGGTAGCCATTTTAATTATGGGAATGATGTTGATTCCTCCTTATTCTCAGGGGGTTAGTTGTTCTGCCTATAGCAGAGATTGAAGGGACATTCTATTAGATAAATAACAAATGCTGAACTGTAATCGAAATCATCTTGGAATTTAATAGGGTGTAATTCCTGGTTATTTGATCAGACGAAAAGGATATTTATGATTTGGGGAGGATGTAGTTGAGGTTAGCTTATAGTGACTGGATTTGGGACCAGATGGatgaaggtgtgaaaaaaaaatagattttactAGCGATAGGGGTGTAACTGCAGTGGGTGTGGGTGAACTTGTAGTATCAGGGGTGGGAGAAATGGAATGTGATGTAGGTTTTGATTGATATGAGAATCTTGAAAGTACAGTTGGCTTTGGATATGAGAAGAGAGAATTACAATTGGATCGGGGCAGGAAAAGAGGAGTTTATTAAGAGTTTATGATGTCTTGGTAATAGACATTAGATTGTCTTATATTATATGTTGTCAGATTTGTTTAATACAGTGAATGTTTGACCTGATCAGACAGGAGACGGTTGAAAAATAGGTTTGGGATTCGTTTTGCGATGTTATTCCACTAGaaagattttatttttctcaAGATTTTGAAAGATCCCATTTAAGTTTGctaatccttaaaaaaaaaatggaaatctagGGAATTAGTATGCTCTAAGGCATGCTTTACAATGTCTAAAGAGCTGTTTGACGTTAGGGTGGAAAGTTAGTTTAGAAATGACCTACTCAATTCTTGTCATTTTTAATAATCTTATCCAAAATCAGATCAGAAAAAGTGTTTAGCACAAGAATCCATTCCCCTATAAAGATGGTGTGTGTGGGAAATGCTGATCAGATCGGAACCCTTAGATCCCTAGGGGCTATGTGATTAtctctatatatacataaaaatatccaacCAATGGTATCTCTCCATAAAGTTTGTACATAGTCATTGAGTTTGCATTTGGAGATTTCAATAGGCATATTTGGGGTTGGGTGGAATGTCCCCAATTCCATTCTCCTTCAGAAAAGAATGGAACAGATGAAACCTGTAGAAATTTCTTCTTCAATAGAGATGGATTTAATAATCTGATATGGAAGGGTTGTGCACTCTTTCCTCAGACAGTCCATTTCCATATCGCTCAGTCCCAGAAAAAGATAATCGTGTGCCGAAGTACCCGGAGAAATGAAAACAAGATTAAGGGACAGCGCTTTCGTAAAACTTATACAACTTAATGGTCTAGTATTTATGATAAAATTGGTACTCACCTGGTGTATACAGCAAAACCCATATTTTCTTAAAGTAGCCGCCTTGCACATTGTAAAAATGCCACTCAGCGCTTTAAATTCTTAGGTACCCCCATACAATTTTGAGTCAAAGCGTAATTTTCACAACATGAAAAATGCTTAAAACTTTATATTAGCAGCTAAtagtgtgaccccccccccccctccgccccacTTCCCAGTCCAGTGTCTACAAAGACATATCTTCTTAAAGTCACCAGAACTTCAAGGGACAAAAATCTGATGCAAGATTTTAAGAAAGTAACAATCTATACTGGATGATTGTAACCTGATGATTGTCGTTGGATTGACAGGCTGCTCGCTGCAATGTTCAGCTTCGTGTAACTTTATgacaaacatatatattttttaaaagcattaaCATAACTTTGTGCTTAAGGTGCCTTCACTCTGGCATTttgcctctctctccccctgttccGTTCTAGGAAGAGAAAGgcagaaaaaaacatgttttcaaagaaaaaaaaaatgctttcagttttcctcAGTTCTGTTTTACTTTTGAGTTTCTTTACTGCAGCAAACAGTGGTCTGCTGTGCTCAATTCACATTTGCATTAGAGCTTTAGTCATAATTATGCTTCATTTTTGAAGCaaagaaatggaattaaatgcaAATAAACTGATCGGTTTTCACCCCAACTGACTTCAGAGGTcataaaaacagaaagcaaacaaaaagcttTATATTGGCGTCTTTTCTGTTATTTGTTCAgttaaaaaatggaatagaacaaAACAGAGGCAAACGTTATTGTGAAAGTGCGTATAACTCATAACTTACTGTATCTCAGGCTATATTGCAGAACAGACATTAGTGTTGGCCCTGTTTCAAAACCAAAATTTTTATCTTTAAAAGAAGGCCAAAATCAAAGCTTTATCTGCAATATAGACTGAGATTACAAACTGTATCTCTACAGCTTGTAATGAGAACAGCAGATATCCAAAATTCCCACTTCAAATAGTTCTATCTCAGACTACCTTTACTTGTAAAAACAATCCAGGTGTATGGGGATATAATATGCTGTGAAGAAGACTCATGCCAGAATATACAATTGTCTTGTTTGTACCTAATGGACGTTGGATGTATGGttttatttttgctaaaaatcacaAGTTTCTTATCCTCAAAATCCCAGATGCTAGATTTTTCTTACAATTGAAGTTTGTCTGCTGTTTATCCCTTGCATCTTGGATTGGATCTATGCATGGAGCGGAGGAGGATACTTCAGAATCTATCTCAGACTACATTGCAGATAGAATCATAACTagatgggacgattatcattcagataagTTCAAATTTCTGCTTTTGAACAAAAATCTtaccgtgtaaatgcatgcaatgaAAATTTTTCATACGTTCAGATTCTGTATACAGAAAACTGAACCACGTGCCATTCAGTGtcaacagcagtcattcacttctgaatgactgtctgcttactgtgaatggagttgAGCTGGGGCTTCCCAGCCTGCACCGCCTCCATACTGGAAGTGCTTTGAGCAATGCTAGCGATAcacgctcctgtgtaacagcacagacgCAAGCATCACTGGGACTGGCTGCTGGACATCGTTTGCCCGTATAAATGTACCTGGAATGTCCTCTCACAAGGATATAGCAGATAAGTCCTAGGAAAGGGTTAGATCAATAGAAACATTTTCGTATTAGGTTACTGAAATTCGAATCACTTACTGTTACTACGAAGGAAATGGCTGAATATGTTGTCATGCAGCCAAGTTCTATCTTTGCTCCAACATGAAATGATTAATATCTTCCAATCCATCCTTCCAAATGTCTGGAGGTGTCTCACTATCAAACTCAGAATTTTCAGAAGTCAAGTAGCCGGATATAGTACTTAAGAGAGAAGTCGTTGATGTGCTGGTTTCTTCAGATGAGTCTATGTTTTCTTCTTTCCAACATTCCTCCAAGAACATCACAACTTCTCCAGATTTACTCCTCTTACTACAGTCTATGGCTAAAAGACCACTGAACATCTTCAGAGCTCCAGGTGGAAATCTGCTCCACGGTGATGGTGGCTCAATATCCTCCAAATTACATTGCCACTCAACAAACATACTATAAGCTTTGTCTGTGGAAACTGCTGAGTGCCATGGAAATTCGCCTGTGAGCAAACAGTAGAGGACAATACCAAAGGACCATACATCCAGGGGGAAGTCTACAAGCAAAGAATCCTCGTCGGTAACTTGGCTCATCTCTGGAGCCATGTATGAGACAGTGCCGATCCTTTTTTTCGCCATTGTTCCTTTCATACATGAAAGACCAAAGTCCGTAATTTTTATACAGTGGCAGTCCTCATCAAACACCAAAATGTTCTCTGGTTTGATATCTAAATGCACCAGCCCTTTACTGTCTATGAATTCTATGGCGCTGGAGATCTGCACTGCACATCTCTTTACCGTGTCCTCCGGAAGGCCATCCTGAAATAGGGAAACACATGAAGTCAACATAATGGAGATATTACTACAAGAAGAAAGGCTATTGGTAAAGTAGTTCTCGGGATAAATTGGGGATTTCTACTTACATGAGGTGTTATAAGAGAGCACAAATCCCCTATCGACAGCTCCTGGGCAAAGGCAAAGTAGTCCCAAGTCTTGAAGGCAGTGCCATAACTTCCAATGATattgggatgggaggagaggaagaaaGACTTGCTGAACTCCATGAGGAAGGCAAATTCAGTTGTTTTGTTCCTGTCGAGAAGCTTTAATGCCATTTTCTGATCTGTTTATGAAAATAACATTGTACATTTATTACTTAAAAGTATTTATAGGATTGTCAAATTGGAAATATTGAAATTCGTAAAATTAAACTGTAGACCCTTCTGTTCCCcccctttgattgcatcatattaGGAAACAAATACTTGTCATGATATGTAAACTATTAATAGACCCGTTGGCATCATCGTTGCAGATTCATAAATATCTACATCCTGATAGTCGTGCACTGTTCATAAATCCCCCGCATTTAATCAAACTCTTGGAGATTCTGTCCTCCCACGATCTTCAGACTACTACATCACTCTAGTAATAGATAATTGACCCCCACTAACCTGTTTTCTTGTCTTGTACCATGAGCACAGAACCATAGCCACCATCTCCCAGCTTCTGTATCACACAGAAGTTCTCCTGAAGATCTATCTCCTGCAGACCCCAGGAAGCAAAGGAGACAAGTCCTTCCAGGATAAGCTGCACATCTCGTGTACTGGAGGCCATTGTGTCCTGTAGAAGTGAGAGGCAAGAAAATAGTTAATGATGATCATTATAATTCTCTCTGACCTTATAGAGTGAAGTATAATATCTATTATGATGTATATGGCAAATGatgaaaaaactaaatataaaatCATTAAAATATGATGAGAGTAAAGTTGCAAAAATTACCTTGGAGAAATCAAATTGCAGTTGGGACTGTCTGAAAATTCTTCACAAAGTCTCAGGGATGTTGAAGTCTTTGAAAGCAGAGAAGTCACTGACTTGAGAAGGTAGGAGTCTTTTTATATAATGGTAGGTAAGTTACACCCAAGGATCAAtgagctcctgattggctaggaGTCAATATGTACTTGTTGTATACATAACATCAGGCATCAAGGGAATTAGCATTTCTATAGCATTCCTGCAAACTGCAGCCATAGATGGGGTCAAGTATTGTTGGGGTCAACACCTCATTGTAAGGAAAACCCTTCTTTATTAACATGTGGCCTCACCCTCCATTATAGTGATTACATGCCCCTTCTGATTTGTGTTATTATGAAGGCTCACTAAACTTTTATGCTCCAAGAGGTAATGTTTCACAAATATTAGATTTTATAAacttttatatttaaaattagAAACTGTAAAATTGGCAAAGTTGTAAGTTCCTAAAGGAAACTAAGTTAAACCATATTATGTATTATATTGAAAAAAAAGTATAGTCAGAATAATCAGTAtttcccccattttttttccatatccACTATATTCTCTCTTTAACATTAGAATAGACATTTCTTTATTAACAAGTGGCCTTACCCTCCATTATTATAATGATAGCATGCACCTTCTGATGTGTGTTACATTGGTGACTAACAAAACTTTTACCTTTCAGGGGGTAACTTCATAAAAATTAGATTTTATAAACTTTTATATTTACTAATATTTTAAAGTTgaaactgtaaaagcagtgaactTCCAAAAGTAaatacattcactgaaaaagccaaaaatacaatacctgaaggtctgcaaagcagacacggtcgccataggcacgatcgccataaggcaggcacaatcgccaccggcacaatcgccgtagggcaggcgcaatggccttaagccctgaagatatgtagtcagccagacaataatgtgtggaggagcagcttgttcctggcaggctaatatgcagtcacttactcaacccagcccagaatggggaggagtgactgcatatactattagcctgcacatgtgaacgataccaaagatgtcagccatagatgggtggttaCTTTTTTCCAAAAGTAAATAAACTTAAATCTTATTTTTGTTTATCTAAATAAAGTACATTCAGTAGTATAGTCAGCATAATCAGtattttctacatttttctgGAATGTCCATGGGGCCAACATTCCACCTAAGTTTTGACTGAAATTGATATTCCACTGTATTCCTACTTTATCCAGTAATGTCTTTATATATAAAGAAGGGATATTGCATTCTCTCTATAACTCACTACAAATGTAGATTGCATTATTATAAAGCTTGCTTTTATCTCATTtttaattcagaaggaaagttaaaccttcaaatccacagatTGGTTCAAACAGTGAAATCTAAAATATAACCACTGGATAATTTTCTAAGATTACGGTGAGCGCttcagcaattatctctgctATCACCTACAGACCCCTCTAAACCAAACAACTTAAATATTATCGGTATCCAAGGCCCAATTTCCGGATGAGCTTCTAATTGATGCTCTCCTGGCTTAAGCATTAAAAAATGACCTAAAAGCCAAATTACAAACTTTGAATAacctaaaataaagaaaaaaatgcaggaaaagagaAGTAATGAGTCTTGTATCAAATCTGGTGTGGTCACATCCCCTCCTTCCTAATCGCACCTAATCAAGTCAACACTGAGGCCCAATCCTCAACTGCTCCTTCAATATGGAAAGGGCGCGCAAAGAACCTTGAAATCATTCAGATTCAATTACTTCAAATATTTCTTTTGCTTAATTGAAGATTGAAATTTCATCAATAGAGAGCAACCTCTCTGGTAGCTTGCCTATTGTAAACATGGATTTCCATTGTCAGTTCTTCATGCCCAGCCAAACGCCTGGGCCAATCTGCGCCAAATTTGCACATAGGCAAATGATGGGCTTCAGAAGGTTTTAGACTGGTTTTCAACTCTCTAGAACCCACCAATTTCAGCATATCCTCAAACAAATGGACTAATCTGCACTGACTGGCCTAATCTGCACCAAATTAGATAAGGATGCAGCTCTCTAGGACCTACCGTGCTACTGATGCTCGTAATTGTAGGCATAGTTCACATTGaaaaaatactcgagtctcccattgacttcaatggggttcgttacttaaaatgagctctcgagcattacaaaacatagtaacatagtaacattgtcttcattcggccttacatactatgtccatctagtccagcctgtctatcctactgtgttgatccagaggaaggtaaaaaaccccaaggccagaagccaattagcccttttggggggaaaattccttcccgactccctaatggcaatcagactgttccctggatcaacccctaatagttcctacctgcctatataccaggattgacacttaacctaatatttatatcctgtaatatccttcttctccagaaagacatcaagtccccttttaaactcctctatggattttgccatcaccacttcctccggtagagagttccacagtgtaactgctcctacagtaaagaatccccttctatgttggtgatgaaacctactttcctctaatcgtagcggatgtcctcttgttaccgtc
This region of Eleutherodactylus coqui strain aEleCoq1 chromosome 5, aEleCoq1.hap1, whole genome shotgun sequence genomic DNA includes:
- the LOC136627231 gene encoding serine/threonine-protein kinase SBK1-like — translated: MASSTRDVQLILEGLVSFASWGLQEIDLQENFCVIQKLGDGGYGSVLMVQDKKTDQKMALKLLDRNKTTEFAFLMEFSKSFFLSSHPNIIGSYGTAFKTWDYFAFAQELSIGDLCSLITPHDGLPEDTVKRCAVQISSAIEFIDSKGLVHLDIKPENILVFDEDCHCIKITDFGLSCMKGTMAKKRIGTVSYMAPEMSQVTDEDSLLVDFPLDVWSFGIVLYCLLTGEFPWHSAVSTDKAYSMFVEWQCNLEDIEPPSPWSRFPPGALKMFSGLLAIDCSKRSKSGEVVMFLEECWKEENIDSSEETSTSTTSLLSTISGYLTSENSEFDSETPPDIWKDGLEDINHFMLEQR